GTTCCTTCCAATTCAGATGATTCCATGTCTTGTGCTatcttacttctttttcttttggtatgTGTGTCTATGACATCTCTTATAAACTCTGATTTTTCCTGGATTCAGTGGCTATTACAAGCTACTTACTTCCAGTGTTTTAGTAAGCTGGAAGCATAATAGATATGTGCCAAATCTTCATCAGATGTGGAACTGCCTCTTTGTATGGTCTTTTCTGACATCACCTTTTATAATGAACCATAATCTTGAATGAAGTCAGTAAATTCTTATAATAGTTTGAAAACTGATGAATGTTTAACACTTCTTCATAGTCTCATATTTGTTTTAGCTTGACTGAAATTCCTACTGAAAATGGTGTTATGTAAAACTAACCAGACAAAttcagaatgtttaaaaaaaaaaaatcccttaagactttttatttctcagatttttGAGATACTGTCTTTCCACAAGAAGCAATTGAAATGGCAAGTAGCTGTTCATGCAACAAAATCACAagttcaatttaaaaaaataaataaatagggaaGTAATAACTTGTGCAAATCATTTGTGTTGAGGAAGGCTCAATTCTTCAGAAaagttattaattttttaaaaagaagcatgTTTGCAGAATGCAGAACTACACTGACATGTAGTTATCAGAGATATTCATCAGTTCAGACATTAATGATGATTACACCATGCAGTGATGTGTTACAAGAGATCTTTGAAGAGTATGAGGTAGAAGAAATGAATTTCTAATGCTTTATCTGATGAGATCAACAGTAAGGTGAATAGCATTTTTCccagtttaaaaaatatgtagTCAAAACCTTCATTCTTAACATCAGAATAATCACATACAATGAGttctgttgttggttttgtaaTGCACTTGACTGCACAATAGTTGTGAGTTTTTAGgtgtttaaagcaaaattttcaCTTCTCTACTTCTTCATTTATACTGGAAACTTAAAATGTCATGTTTCTCCAAGTTTTAGCACCCCTTCTAATTTACATATTCTTAATTCTTAGTAAAACAGGTCGCAGTTCCTTCTGGTACAACCGTTTCTACAGCTACATTTTCAGAAGATGTTCCACAACCTGCAGCAGTTGCATCATCTGGTTCCAAAGATCATGTTAAAggtgaagatgaagaaaagaaaaagaaggaaaaagtagaaaaaaaaggtattttgctttttcttaattgCGATAGACATGGAAATTGTTGGATTTATGGAAGTGCTTTTACATCATTCTGGGTAGTGGCAAAAAAAGCAGCTCATATGGTCGCATGAGTAAAAGCCATGTGTTAACTCTGAAAGTCTTGGAAGAACTTGAAGCTAACAAAGGCTGTTAAGGTGCAAGTTCTTACTTAAACGGGGTATACcaaatttcttttaatataacTGAACTCccttatttaaaaaattacacCTATGTTCACACAGAAACAGATAAACAAGCCTCACTCCCATAATCAAAGACAGTTTATCTTTAATTACGTATACCTGTATTACGCTTAATTATATTTTGCTGTAAATGCTAGCACTTTTGATCATACATAAACTGAAATAGTTTTGAAGAGCTATTacttaatttaaacaaaaaccaaaatataaaataataattaagaaaaaaatcatttttttcccaaatcttTGAGCACATGATATAATTTTGTCTTTGTTCTGGATTAACGATAATCTCATTTGCTTCTCTGGCCCCACTCATAGGAAGGAGAGTTTAGTTCAGGTCAATGAAGGGAATTTAACTTATGGTGATAACTAAGTTCCTTTTGCTGAAAGAATAACACACCTgcttatttcagctttttaacatgttttttttatACTATATGTATAATCGTTCATTCTAATCATCAATGTCATTCAAACAAGACAATTGGTGTAAACTGGATATAGCTTCCTTGTCACAAAAGAATTTCTAACAAGCTGTGTGTGTAATACTGCCTCACTTCTGTTTTATGGTGTACAGTGTATGTATAGGTGATAACAAACATCTGTGTTGTGGTTGGGTATTTGCATTTATCAGTGGAATTTTGTAAGCCTTGAGCATACACTTTTAACAGTGTATTTGCATTTGTAGAACAAATATTGTCAGCTAAGGTCATCTGGAAGGGTTGCTTTGCAACTGTAACACTGCAGTTGGGGTGACTTAGAGCCCACCCGCAGGAACAGTTGTTAAGTACTGGTAATGCAATTACTTTGTTTGTCTAGCTTTCACTTTTTGTTgaaacaacaaggcaaaacataatggtaattaaaaattattaaaacaGTTCTCTTGGGCTTATCAGTGTGACCTTTGGCAGAGCATATTTTGCATGTTAGCCACGCTTTTAGTCAGTatgacttcatttaaaaaaagaacaattctGCCTTTGGGTGGAAATTGTTTGTAGTAACAATCTATATGGGAATGTATAAGGTGGTTCTTTTCTGGAAACTAGTAACAGAGGTGCTAAATTTTActgttcatttgcatttttgcaCTGAATATATGCTTGATTCTGAGATGATAGCTCACTTTTACCTTGTTAATATACATGATcttatgctatttttttctaacataTCTTGAACTAAATTTCAATAGGTgataagaaagagaagaaacagcagccagctgctggaAGTAGTGATTCAAAACCTGTAGATGTATCTCGTCTGGATCTTCGTGTTGGCTGCATTATTACTGCTGAAAAGCACCCAGATGCAGACTCGTTGTATGTTGAAAAGGTGGATGTTGGAGAAGCGACCCCAAGGACTGTTGTCAGTGGTTTAGTGAAATATGTTCCCTTGGATCAGGTACTAACAATATGATTTCTCAAGAGACCGCTCTTTCCTGAAGTATCTCGTGACCATTGTTGTTTGTTAATAAGTGTGTTTTGATTCTGCTAAAAGATTTGtacagttaaaaacaaaaagaggtgAGAGTTGACTTTAGAATTAgccaaaaaaaaggaaaagtatccATCCCTCATGTCAGGTTTTTCTCCTTGCAGTGCTTCTGTCATGAGACCTTATTCTGACTCTATTTTTTGATACCTTTGGTATGTAATATACATCTAGGTCAAACAGATCTGACTCTTCCTTTAGGTTTCCTAGTACATTGTGGACAGTCTGTAGTAATGTTTGTACCACCATCTAGACCTTagaaagctttgctttccttttctcgCCCATTGAAATATTTGtcatggaggaggaaaaaaaaaaagtgagtatATTTTAGCTAGAGTCAGAACCTGGTGGTATTGAGCAGCTTAAAATACTGTGGAgtacaaaatgtgtttttacatCCTTGACAGAAAGTGAGCCTGCCTCTGTCAATTTGTCATTTGGTACGCTATTGCGTTTGACAAACTGGGACACTAAGATACCATTTCCCTTTCACACCTCTTCTAGAGAGATACTGGAAAGGAGGAATTGACTGCTTCTACATTCAAGTGCAACCTTGTCAATTAAAGAAACTTACACAGTAACTGAAAAGCTGGTCATAAGGGAGTTGATCTTACTGTGGAACAGCTAAGTTTTCTCAAGTGCCTCTTCAGTCTCCAttcacagcctttcctcacagtgAGACTGCAAATGAAGAAGGCAGTTAAAAATTGTGCTTGTGGTTTTTATGGTACAGGAAGTTactgaactgaacaaaacagtACAATAACTGTTGGGCACTTATCACCTATTAGTTTCCAGTTATTGGATTTGCAGTGGGCATGAATTCAAATTACTCATTTTCAGCAGTCTTCTTCTAAGAAGgcaattagaaaaagaaatcatatatatatattttctaaataagCTTGTGAACTTGAAGTATAAAAAATGCAGCAACGAtagcagtgctttctttttatgttgATTTCTGTCTGTAAAATAATCCAAAAATATTAACAGAGAAATAGGTGTCATTCTTGCACATTCAATGGGAATAATTTGTATGCCTGCTTTTAATTTTGGTAAATCTGTTAGTAAATTATCTGGGGCAAACTTCCATCTCGTTCTGTTTTTGCAGTATTCATAAATGTCAAGCCCTGGCTTGTGACTACTgccatatatttaaataaaaatgtatacatCAGATAAAGTGCTGGAAAAATAGTTTACCAAAAGTTCGGCAATTTATGATTGCAGTGATTGATATCTTAGTAAAGCAGTACTTGAGGCTGCATCATCTGATTTTACTTTTGTTTAGGAAGAGAAGGTGCATATGTTCATAAGCTTTTCAGTCTGCAGTGTAAGTCATTTATGgatgtgaaaatgttttgcacACTCACTTTATATGCAGTATGGTGTGTTTTTGTGCACCACTGCTGGTGAAATCAAGTTGGAAGACATATCTTCAGGTGCTGTGTATAAAGTGAGTCATCAGTAATAGGCGTATGGTTCATAAGCATGAAGTAGATAATGCCAGTCCTGAGCTGTCTGAACAGTAGCTGGGGACAGTTCAAGATTCTGTAACATTTGCAGAAGTTCATCGCTGCTCTTACTTTTTGAAATGGATCTCCATGTGCTCTTAGCACTAAGATCTGTTTCAGGTAATCATTCTTGAAATTCACACAGTTCTCAAATACCCCTGTTTATTCTTatatttctttcccattctGAAATCCCTTTTGACCTAAGAACCTCACATCAGTGATCAGAAGTGAAGGACTAAGGATGCAGAGCATTTATCTTAAACTtaggagagggggaaaaaaaaaaaaaaaggagtaataAATTCAAGGCTTTTTGTTGCTCCAAACATTGCAGATCGCCGCAGCTTTAAAGCAATCTGTactagttttattttatatttactaGCTTGTCTGTCATACTATCTTATTTTGAGGTACAGTGGGGTAGTTGGCAATCAGTTATACTGACATTAAGGGTTACCTAAAAAAATGAGCAATTTAAATACTTTGAGGATGAAcactcagcttttcttcatggTAAATCTTGGAATTaacttttccctcttttaattttcctctgtgcttcctATTTCTTCCTACCAGCATATTGGGAAAAATGTGGTGCTATACTGTGAATGTGAAGTAGCTTTGTCTCCAGCCATAGAAACTGATTTAGTTTCAGCAGTCCTGTTACAATTTCTCAGCAGTTTAGTTAGTTTTGAAGTTcctgcatttctgaaacaaaaggaCTACGTGTTTAGAAATTCAGTTAAAATAACATTCAGatttcccttgtttttttttcagcttgttttatATCCCAGCACATCCTGAGTTGCCAAAGCCTTACCAAGCTCCCTGTTGATACAAACATGGTTCTGTTTGTGTCATTTTAAGTGTAGAGATTTGCCCtattattttcaaatagaattaaattttctagagaaataaaaaaaaaaacaagcacttgGAAGAAGAGATGCACACTTACTGCTGTtgtttaacctggcaggcagcTAAAAACCTCACAGCCTCTTGCTTGTTGCCCCACTACCACCATGCCCCAATGGGATGGGGAGAGAATTGGTAGAGTggggagggaaaataaaagtagaacttgtgggttgaggtaaaaactatttactaatacagaaaaggaagagagaaataatagtaatgataataacaacgtgtgtgtatgtatgtatatatttacaaaacaagtgattCACAAGCAGTTTCTCAGCACCTGCCAACCAGTGCCCAGCCAGTCcccaagcagctgctgcccccTGAGCTACTCCCCTCAGTCTTACAGTTCTTTCACATGATATCATATGGTatgaaatatccctttggccattCTATGTAAGTTGTCCTCATGCCACCCCCTTCCAATTCCTTGTGCTGCCCAATCCCCCTTGCTGGCATGGCAGCATGAGAagttgaaaaactgaaatgtaggagtttgttctttttctgtagaCTGTATAAAAATTGAGCcatttgcaatttaaaaaaaaaataatgcaaaaaaaaccaaacaacaacactTTAAATAGCTTAAATGTTATGGTTTTGGCTAATCATCTTGTTTTTTGCTGTGAATGAATCTTGTTGGTTTTCTTACCATTTATCCTTGAAATCTTTTGTTGCACTACACTGGAAGTGTACTAAAGTGGCAATTTAGTACTGCACACTTTGTAGGTTCATTGAGTGTCACAGTTCACCCTTTACTCCATCTTGAGCATTCACGAACTAACCTTTTAGCAATTTAAATGTTACTAGTGTGCAGGCATTAAAATTGTGCGtctgttttgtgcttttcttgtattcGTTTGAAGTATTGTCATTGTGATTCTTTTGTTAGGATGAAATTTGTCATATCCTCCCTCTTCCCACCATCCCAAAATGCCACAGCATTTGGTGTTTAAATACTCACTGGTGTttaaaaacttctgttttccttccccaaGATGCAGAATCGGATGGCAGTACTGCTCTGTAACTTGAAGCCTGCGAAGATGAGAGGAGTAGTATCTCAAGCAATGGTGATGTGTGCCAGCTCCCCAGAAAAAGTGGAAATTCTGGCTCCCCCACCTGGGGCAGTACCTGGGGATAGAATCACTTTTGAAGGTTTTCCAGGTAAGCAGTGGGTACTTGGAAAATAAGGAGACTGAAGGAAATAGGAGACAGTTCATGTTTGCAAAGGTGACATCACTTCTTAAGCAGAGAAAACTATATTTTAAAGCCAGTTGCATTTTGGTTGAAAGCATCAGAACTAGTTATGTTAAAACTCTTTAGTAGCATGCTAGAACTGTGTGAACAAAGGACTGAAGATATTCAAccaaaagtttgaaaattcaGGGAAATACTCCTAAAAGTGACTCAGTGCTGTAGACTTAAACCTGTTCAGTTTCTTAAAAGTTAGTCTTAAtaagtgtttctgttttgcatatGTTAGAGCAAACACATTTGCTTGTTGCAATTAGCTAAAACACAGCTGTCTATCAAGCACATTGCAGTCCATTTGTTTTACAAGAAATGGGAACAGGAGTAGATTGtgtcactgaaaacatttaaagaagaaaatgagaggcTGGAATTAGTGTGATTTGTATATGTATGTTGATCAGAAGCCACTGAAGAATACTAGAAACTGGACGCATATACCTTCTACTATAAGCCTGTGGGATTTTTCCATTCCTGGGAGCACTGATAAGTGGAAGAAGGAGGTACTTGTCATTCTGCTCACACAGAGAGCTTGTCATTTGCCTGTAGGAACTTGCGGCTCACCTGAGATGATCTCAGAAAGGATATATTATCTAggatttgttgttttattcttgcattcttgtttttttaaatgtatttttcaccTATAAGAGCACCTGCCAAATTCCTTTGATGTAAGTtctaaaaatgcattaattccTAAAATTAAGATATAGATAAAGCTGTGTGTTGGTAAGCAATATATTGCTCTACATTTTGTTATGGTCTGCTTCTACTTAATTCTTagaaatcattttgcttttatgtaaATCTTATAAACCAACAGCCAGCAACAGTTTGATTTCTTTAGACAGGAGTTAAGGTCTGCtacttacagtatttttttcctctgaaaaaccATTTTGAGAGATGATCTGGAGACAGATTCTAAGCAGTCcctaattaaaattaaagaaattgttttgaaaCTCACAGGTAATActtctttcccttaaaaatttATACAGAAATTCTATTTGAGCTCTCACTAATGAGTGCTCACATAGAACTCTTGTATTTTTATGTGTTGTGTGCTATTAGgttattctttgttttgaaacaggAGATCCTGAGAAGGAACTTAATCCCAAGAAGAAGATTTGGGAGCAAATCCAACCTGATCTTCATACCAGCGACCAGTGTGTTGCTACATACAAAGGAGTTCCATTTGaagtgaaagggaaaggagTCTGCAGGGCAGAGACCATGGCAAACAGTGgaattaaataaatgattattAGCTGCTTGTTCAGATGTTGAAATGGAAAGTAATGCGAGCACAATAAAAAACATGAATATATAACCTTCTGAAATGCATGTCTaatacctttttttgtttgattctttTCCCGGAAATACGTAATGTTATACCTGTAACACTAACAATTAACTCATCTTCATATTACCCTCTTAGAGGTTGTTTTCTATGCAGTTATTAGCCACTCAGTGTTCAAGACAATTACCAAGGTTCATTCATGGAGGAACTGAAGTCTGATGAGCATATTTTCTAGATAACTGAGAAGTTAAGAGAGTCCATGAATCAAGAGCATCTCAATAAGGAAAACTTTCTGCCCTTTTCCTTGTGTGCTAGCCTCAGTTCAAGAGGTACAGTGCTAACAGTTGGTCAGAAGATTGCAAGTGTCTTCGTTCTTGTCATCTTTCAACATCTTTCAGTCCTCTTAAgcatttttcagatttattatGAACTTCTGCAACTTCTTTTTCGGCTGTGTTTTCTGAGTAGTCTGCAGACAGTTGTGATGGGAGCATCAAACTATGACCCCTTATGCCCCAGAATATGCAAAATGACATACATCAAATATGTTGCTTTTGCTAAAATAGTTCTGGAGTTTCATCTTTTCCACCTCAGTTGTTCCTTCCTAGTGAGGGAGATTACTAATGAAGGACGATTAGCTAATAGATTGCCAAGAAAATGTAGTCAAATATGAAGAAGTTGGTTTTCGATGCTATTTAATTAACTGTCTGCTGTCTAACTACTCACATGGTAAGCGCTCTTCCAACCTCTGATGTAAGAAACGCAACCTGAATTTCACA
This DNA window, taken from Excalfactoria chinensis isolate bCotChi1 chromosome 4, bCotChi1.hap2, whole genome shotgun sequence, encodes the following:
- the AIMP1 gene encoding aminoacyl tRNA synthase complex-interacting multifunctional protein 1 isoform X2; its protein translation is MKMAANNAVLNRLEQKGAEADQVIEYLKQQIALLKEKAILQASLREEKKLRVENAKLKKEIEGLKQELIQAEIRNGVKQVAVPSGTTVSTATFSEDVPQPAAVASSGSKDHVKGEDEEKKKKEKVEKKGDKKEKKQQPAAGSSDSKPVDVSRLDLRVGCIITAEKHPDADSLYVEKVDVGEATPRTVVSGLVKYVPLDQMQNRMAVLLCNLKPAKMRGVVSQAMVMCASSPEKVEILAPPPGAVPGDRITFEGFPGDPEKELNPKKKIWEQIQPDLHTSDQCVATYKGVPFEVKGKGVCRAETMANSGIK
- the AIMP1 gene encoding aminoacyl tRNA synthase complex-interacting multifunctional protein 1 isoform X1 is translated as MFLARCLMKMAANNAVLNRLEQKGAEADQVIEYLKQQIALLKEKAILQASLREEKKLRVENAKLKKEIEGLKQELIQAEIRNGVKQVAVPSGTTVSTATFSEDVPQPAAVASSGSKDHVKGEDEEKKKKEKVEKKGDKKEKKQQPAAGSSDSKPVDVSRLDLRVGCIITAEKHPDADSLYVEKVDVGEATPRTVVSGLVKYVPLDQMQNRMAVLLCNLKPAKMRGVVSQAMVMCASSPEKVEILAPPPGAVPGDRITFEGFPGDPEKELNPKKKIWEQIQPDLHTSDQCVATYKGVPFEVKGKGVCRAETMANSGIK